A genomic stretch from Candidatus Binataceae bacterium includes:
- a CDS encoding cupin domain-containing protein — MNEPRAKSERLIENRRVIVTRWTFAPGEATGPHVHAHDYVVVPLSTGKLRIVAPDGAASDAELETGAPYAREAGVAHDVINPNVFEFRFIEIELK, encoded by the coding sequence ATGAACGAACCACGGGCGAAGTCGGAGCGGCTAATCGAAAATCGCCGCGTGATCGTGACGCGATGGACTTTCGCTCCGGGCGAAGCTACCGGGCCGCATGTTCATGCGCACGACTACGTCGTGGTGCCGCTCAGCACGGGTAAGCTCAGGATCGTCGCTCCCGACGGGGCCGCGAGCGATGCCGAGCTTGAGACCGGCGCTCCCTACGCACGCGAGGCCGGGGTCGCCCACGACGTGATAAATCCCAACGTCTTCGAGTTCAGGTTTATCGAGATCGAACTGAAGTAG
- a CDS encoding RidA family protein has protein sequence MTRRSNVVPKEMEVIKQRFHYNPGVKAGNLLFIAGQVGRDANLNVVEGKEAQFVQAFENLKKVLTAAGATFDDVVEMVTYHTDMRDLQLFITVKDRYYTGEYPAWTGVGVTALAMPGLMVEIKCVAMLKD, from the coding sequence ATGACCAGGCGCTCGAACGTCGTTCCCAAAGAGATGGAAGTTATCAAGCAGCGCTTTCATTACAATCCCGGCGTAAAGGCCGGCAATCTGCTCTTCATCGCCGGGCAGGTCGGACGCGATGCCAACCTCAACGTGGTCGAGGGCAAGGAGGCCCAATTCGTCCAGGCCTTCGAGAACCTCAAGAAGGTGCTGACCGCGGCCGGCGCGACTTTCGACGACGTGGTCGAGATGGTCACCTACCATACCGACATGCGCGACCTGCAGCTTTTCATCACCGTCAAGGATCGCTACTACACCGGCGAATATCCGGCGTGGACGGGCGTCGGCGTAACCGCGCTGGCGATGCCGGGCCTCATGGTCGAAATCAAATGCGTCGCGATGCTCAAGGACTAG
- a CDS encoding DUF1330 domain-containing protein, whose product MSVLVLVQGTPRADRKDELAQYQQAARTVIAKHGGQVVARGNGLGSLHGRGNYQVGIVLRFADKAAAEAWYNDPDYRKVLPLRDQAYAELEISMFQE is encoded by the coding sequence ATGAGCGTACTCGTACTGGTTCAAGGCACTCCGCGTGCCGATCGCAAGGATGAACTGGCGCAGTATCAGCAGGCCGCTCGCACCGTAATCGCGAAGCACGGCGGCCAGGTCGTCGCTCGCGGCAATGGGCTTGGCAGCCTGCACGGCCGAGGCAACTACCAGGTAGGAATCGTGCTGCGCTTTGCCGATAAGGCCGCGGCCGAGGCCTGGTACAACGACCCCGACTATCGCAAGGTGCTGCCGCTTCGCGACCAGGCGTACGCGGAACTTGAAATCAGTATGTTTCAGGAATGA
- a CDS encoding amidase, which produces MSVQLPTREQLRAVARQCGLSLDDASVDSFRALFTTYVDAYNTVAAMPDEVPRVKYPRTPGYRPGPEENKYNAWYFKSSVKGAPEGKLKGKTVALKDNVMLAGVPMMNGAATMEGYVPDFDATVVTRILDAGGEIVGKAHCECFCLSGGSHTNATGAVHNPRKMGYSAGGSSSGSAALVAAGEVDMAIGGDQGGSIRMPSSYCGIYGMKPTWGLVPYTGIMPIEIFVDHTGPMTASVADNALLLEVIAGDDGYDSRIKAPKVHPYTQALGRGAKDLKIAVVKEGFGHPTSERAVDEKVRAAANRLASLGARVEEVSIPMHLAGGAIWTPIGIEGLTQTMMYGDGFGVSRDDLYATSMMDFHRGWRQRTDELSETTKLFLMFGTYVREHYGSRYYGKAINVVRRLRAAYDAVLVKYDLLLMPTTPMKATPLPGADASREEYVTRALEMITNTAPFDLTHHPSMSLPCGMIDGLPAGLMLTGRHFDEPTIYRAAEAFEQSGDWKGM; this is translated from the coding sequence ATGTCCGTTCAATTGCCGACCCGGGAGCAGTTGCGCGCGGTGGCGCGACAGTGCGGATTGTCACTCGATGACGCGAGCGTCGATTCGTTTCGCGCGCTGTTCACGACCTACGTCGACGCCTACAACACCGTGGCCGCGATGCCCGACGAGGTGCCGCGGGTGAAGTATCCGCGCACGCCCGGCTATCGGCCGGGCCCCGAGGAGAACAAGTACAACGCCTGGTACTTCAAATCGTCGGTCAAGGGCGCGCCCGAGGGCAAGCTCAAGGGCAAAACCGTCGCGCTCAAGGACAACGTAATGCTGGCGGGCGTGCCGATGATGAACGGCGCGGCGACGATGGAGGGTTACGTGCCCGACTTCGACGCCACTGTGGTCACGCGGATCCTCGACGCCGGTGGCGAGATCGTCGGCAAGGCGCACTGCGAGTGTTTCTGCCTCTCCGGCGGCAGCCACACCAACGCGACCGGCGCGGTGCACAATCCGCGCAAGATGGGCTACTCGGCGGGCGGCTCGTCTTCGGGCAGCGCGGCGCTGGTCGCGGCGGGGGAAGTCGACATGGCGATCGGCGGCGACCAGGGTGGCTCGATTCGTATGCCGTCGTCGTATTGCGGCATCTACGGGATGAAGCCGACGTGGGGACTCGTTCCCTACACCGGAATCATGCCGATCGAAATTTTCGTCGACCATACCGGCCCGATGACGGCGAGCGTCGCCGACAATGCGCTCCTGCTCGAGGTAATCGCGGGCGACGACGGCTACGACTCGCGGATCAAGGCGCCCAAGGTGCATCCCTACACGCAGGCGCTCGGACGCGGCGCGAAGGACCTCAAGATCGCGGTGGTCAAGGAAGGTTTCGGCCATCCCACTTCCGAGCGCGCCGTGGACGAAAAGGTGCGCGCCGCCGCAAACCGCCTCGCTTCGCTCGGCGCGCGGGTCGAGGAAGTTTCGATCCCAATGCATCTGGCGGGCGGCGCGATCTGGACGCCGATCGGAATCGAGGGCCTGACGCAGACGATGATGTACGGCGACGGTTTCGGCGTGAGCCGCGACGATCTGTACGCGACCTCGATGATGGATTTCCATCGCGGATGGCGCCAGCGCACCGACGAGCTTTCGGAAACCACCAAGCTGTTCCTGATGTTCGGGACCTACGTGCGCGAGCATTACGGCTCGCGCTACTACGGCAAGGCGATCAATGTCGTGCGCCGGCTGCGCGCGGCATACGACGCCGTGCTGGTGAAATATGACCTGCTGCTGATGCCGACCACGCCGATGAAGGCGACGCCGCTGCCCGGGGCCGACGCGAGCAGGGAGGAGTACGTGACGCGGGCGCTCGAAATGATCACCAACACCGCGCCGTTCGATCTCACGCATCACCCGTCGATGTCGCTGCCGTGCGGCATGATCGACGGCCTGCCCGCCGGACTGATGCTGACCGGCAGGCACTTCGACGAACCGACGATCTATCGCGCCGCCGAGGCTTTTGAACAATCCGGCGACTGGAAAGGCATGTGA
- a CDS encoding Zn-dependent alcohol dehydrogenase, protein MKAAVLYEPQKPLVIEDLKLAPPKAGEVRVKVAANGACHSDLHVMTGDMRMPLPVVLGHEGAGIVVEVGPGVTSVKEGDHVVLTFSPVCGHCRYCTLGQVNLCETRPKGLGTLLDGTTRLSKNGTQIFHFAYASTFAEEAVMPESCAIKIRDDVPLDRACFVGCGTMTGIGAAINTAKVRPGATVAVIGCGGVGLNVIQGAALAGAHDIIAIDLLPNKLELAKVFGATHAVNPSQDDAYKAVMELTHGRGVDYAFEVISTAKTIELAFRMTGRGGTCTIVGVSPETARITLNPNVFTMMEKRLVGSFYGSTRPRVDMPLLIDLYMDKKIKIDELVSRTFPLEGVNEAYDLLRKGEVLRSVIKFF, encoded by the coding sequence ATGAAGGCCGCAGTATTGTATGAACCTCAGAAACCCCTGGTTATCGAAGACCTCAAGCTCGCTCCGCCGAAGGCCGGAGAGGTGCGGGTAAAGGTCGCCGCCAACGGCGCGTGCCACAGCGACCTTCACGTCATGACCGGCGATATGCGGATGCCGCTTCCCGTGGTGCTGGGCCATGAAGGAGCCGGAATCGTCGTCGAGGTCGGCCCGGGCGTCACCTCGGTCAAAGAGGGCGACCATGTGGTGCTGACCTTCTCGCCCGTATGCGGCCACTGCCGCTACTGCACGCTGGGACAGGTGAATCTCTGCGAGACGCGGCCGAAGGGACTCGGCACGCTGCTCGACGGCACCACTCGCCTCAGCAAAAACGGCACGCAGATTTTTCACTTCGCGTACGCCTCGACCTTCGCCGAGGAGGCGGTGATGCCGGAGAGCTGCGCGATCAAGATTCGCGACGACGTACCGCTCGATCGCGCCTGCTTTGTCGGCTGCGGCACGATGACCGGGATCGGCGCGGCGATCAACACGGCCAAGGTCCGGCCGGGCGCGACCGTCGCGGTGATCGGATGCGGCGGCGTGGGCCTCAACGTGATCCAGGGCGCGGCGCTGGCCGGCGCGCACGACATCATTGCGATCGATCTCCTGCCCAACAAGCTCGAACTGGCGAAAGTGTTCGGCGCGACGCATGCCGTCAATCCCTCGCAGGACGACGCCTACAAGGCGGTGATGGAGCTGACTCACGGCCGCGGCGTGGACTACGCCTTCGAGGTCATCAGCACGGCCAAGACGATCGAGCTTGCGTTCCGCATGACCGGGCGCGGCGGCACCTGCACCATCGTCGGCGTCTCGCCCGAGACCGCGCGCATCACGCTCAACCCCAACGTCTTCACGATGATGGAGAAGCGGCTGGTCGGTTCATTTTACGGCTCGACCCGCCCGCGCGTCGACATGCCGCTCCTGATTGATCTCTACATGGACAAGAAGATCAAAATCGACGAGCTGGTCTCGCGCACCTTCCCGCTCGAAGGTGTGAACGAGGCCTACGATCTGCTGCGCAAGGGCGAGGTGCTGCGCAGCGTGATCAAGTTCTTCTAG
- a CDS encoding glucose 1-dehydrogenase, with the protein MADRVKGKVALITGGGSGIGRATAMLFAREGARVAIADYSVEGGERTLRAIKEAGGDAIFLPTDVANHKDVEAMVKKTVEHYGRLDCAFNNAGIEGEFSATPDCTLENWGRVIAINLSGVFYCMKYEIPEMLKNGGGTIVNTSSICGLAGIANTSAYTAAKHGVAGLTKTAALEFSSKGIRVNAVCPGFIRTPMVARVMDRGSFDEKAVVQTHPINRLGQAEEIAEAVLWLSTDASSFVSGVPMPIDGAYLAQ; encoded by the coding sequence ATGGCCGATCGCGTAAAGGGTAAGGTGGCTCTAATCACCGGCGGCGGATCCGGCATCGGCCGCGCGACCGCGATGCTGTTCGCGCGCGAGGGCGCCCGAGTGGCGATCGCGGACTACAGTGTCGAAGGCGGCGAGCGCACGCTGCGCGCGATCAAAGAAGCCGGCGGCGACGCGATATTCCTCCCCACCGACGTCGCAAACCACAAGGACGTCGAGGCGATGGTGAAGAAGACGGTCGAGCACTATGGCCGGCTAGACTGCGCGTTCAACAACGCCGGAATCGAAGGCGAGTTCTCGGCTACGCCCGACTGCACGCTCGAGAACTGGGGGCGGGTGATCGCGATCAATCTGAGCGGCGTCTTCTACTGCATGAAGTATGAAATCCCCGAGATGCTGAAGAACGGCGGCGGCACCATCGTCAATACCTCGTCGATCTGCGGGCTTGCCGGAATCGCCAACACCTCGGCCTACACCGCGGCCAAGCACGGTGTCGCCGGGTTGACCAAGACCGCGGCGCTCGAGTTCTCGAGCAAGGGGATCCGCGTCAACGCCGTCTGCCCGGGATTCATCCGCACGCCGATGGTCGCGCGGGTGATGGACCGCGGCAGCTTCGACGAAAAGGCCGTCGTCCAGACCCATCCGATCAACCGCCTTGGCCAGGCCGAGGAGATCGCCGAAGCGGTGTTGTGGTTATCGACCGATGCGTCGTCGTTCGTAAGCGGCGTGCCGATGCCTATCGACGGTGCGTACCTCGCGCAATAG
- a CDS encoding glycosyltransferase family 2 protein: MNVGGLVDTLLALYGPYIHEIVIVNDNSQDETAARTREIAAREPRVKLVDRSPPNGVGRALRDGYAAATGEYILTMDADFVRIVPEFRDLFDAIAAGHDGAIGSRFSHESVLINYPFSKIVCNRGFHALARLLLFPQARDLSNNLKLYRSEILKNLVIEEPGFAANAETGLKPLLAGYDLKEVPMSWINRTTEMGSSTFRTIRVSPGYAMALARIIKEARGRKKDAHRGVPARPPKRAGRGSS, from the coding sequence ATGAACGTGGGTGGCCTGGTGGACACGCTGCTCGCGCTATACGGGCCGTATATTCACGAAATAGTGATCGTGAACGACAACAGCCAGGATGAAACGGCGGCGCGCACGCGCGAGATCGCGGCGCGGGAGCCGCGCGTCAAGCTGGTGGATCGATCGCCGCCCAACGGCGTGGGCCGCGCGTTGCGCGACGGCTACGCGGCGGCAACCGGCGAATACATCCTGACCATGGACGCCGATTTCGTGCGGATCGTGCCCGAGTTCCGCGACCTGTTCGACGCGATCGCCGCCGGCCACGACGGAGCGATCGGCAGCCGCTTTTCCCATGAATCGGTGCTCATCAACTATCCCTTTTCCAAGATCGTCTGTAATCGCGGCTTCCATGCGCTGGCCCGGCTGCTGCTGTTTCCACAGGCGAGAGACTTATCCAATAACCTCAAGCTCTACCGGTCCGAGATCCTGAAAAATCTCGTGATCGAGGAGCCCGGCTTCGCGGCCAACGCGGAAACCGGCCTCAAACCGTTGCTCGCGGGCTACGATCTCAAGGAAGTTCCGATGTCGTGGATCAACCGGACCACCGAGATGGGCAGCTCGACCTTCCGCACGATCAGGGTTTCTCCCGGCTACGCGATGGCGCTCGCGCGGATCATCAAGGAGGCGCGCGGAAGGAAGAAGGACGCGCACCGCGGGGTCCCGGCGAGGCCGCCGAAAAGAGCAGGCCGCGGAAGCAGTTGA
- a CDS encoding class I SAM-dependent methyltransferase, with protein MNKILSEMERAREAYWLRYPQTSPTKLRGRAVTVRQCFHVLPGESILEVGAGSGLWTEHLARAMRGECPITAAVFNPDLGEQACNKRLPNVSVALVDDLACGPPAESFNYVVGNAILCHEQYAQTLRALFRLLKPEDNSCSSRRTTGIHRCSSRARCRRSGAGAAMRRGKSGRANMS; from the coding sequence GTGAATAAAATCCTGAGCGAAATGGAGCGGGCGCGCGAAGCCTACTGGCTGCGCTATCCGCAGACGTCGCCGACCAAACTCCGCGGGCGCGCCGTCACCGTGCGCCAATGCTTCCACGTGCTGCCGGGCGAGTCGATCCTGGAGGTTGGCGCGGGCAGCGGGCTTTGGACCGAGCATCTCGCCCGCGCGATGCGCGGCGAGTGCCCAATCACGGCCGCCGTGTTCAACCCCGACCTCGGCGAACAGGCCTGCAACAAGCGATTGCCCAATGTATCCGTGGCGCTGGTGGACGACCTGGCCTGCGGCCCGCCGGCGGAGAGTTTCAACTATGTCGTCGGTAACGCGATCCTGTGCCACGAGCAATACGCGCAGACCCTGCGCGCGCTGTTTAGGCTGCTCAAGCCGGAGGACAACTCCTGTTCTTCGAGGCGAACTACTGGAATCCACAGGTGTTCCTCAAGAGCACGGTGCCGGCGGTCGGGCGCTGGAGCGGCAATGCGCCGGGGCAAATCGGGACGCGCAAATATGAGCTGA
- a CDS encoding GNAT family N-acetyltransferase — MTSAMRITALTDQPETVAALSDLLIEVVANGGSVSFMYPLAREDAAAFWKVSLARAVAGDRVVLGAWEGDELIGTVTLDLAMPPNQPHRAEIAKLMTRVSRRGRGVARSLMREAERIAVERGRTLLVLDTAAEEGAAGFYERLGYIRVGAIPGYALKPQGGLTATIIFYKAPAPVRAPG; from the coding sequence GTGACGTCGGCCATGCGCATCACCGCGCTTACGGACCAGCCTGAAACAGTCGCGGCGCTTTCCGATCTTCTGATCGAAGTCGTCGCCAACGGCGGCTCGGTCAGCTTCATGTATCCGCTGGCGCGCGAGGACGCGGCCGCTTTCTGGAAGGTTTCGCTCGCGCGGGCCGTGGCCGGCGACCGCGTGGTGCTGGGCGCGTGGGAGGGCGACGAGCTTATCGGCACGGTCACGCTCGACCTGGCCATGCCGCCCAACCAGCCCCATCGCGCCGAGATCGCCAAGCTGATGACCCGCGTCAGCCGCCGCGGCCGAGGCGTCGCGCGAAGCCTGATGCGCGAGGCCGAGCGAATCGCCGTCGAGCGCGGCCGCACGCTGCTCGTGCTCGACACCGCCGCCGAGGAGGGCGCCGCGGGTTTCTACGAGCGCCTCGGCTACATCCGGGTCGGCGCGATCCCGGGCTACGCGCTGAAACCGCAGGGCGGCCTGACCGCCACGATCATCTTCTATAAAGCGCCAGCCCCGGTCCGTGCGCCGGGATGA